In Flavobacterium sp. CBA20B-1, one DNA window encodes the following:
- a CDS encoding polysaccharide biosynthesis/export family protein has translation MRKIILPAIITSYLLTSCVSREKIAYYQNIEGTEIVNKKFETKIKTDDLLMILVSAQDPIAVEPFNLTTNLSVDPSNQAGGGQRQQQLYLVDDKGYIDFPTLGKIEVANKTKDEIVNNLQTKISKYVKNPIINLRIMNYKVTVQGEVKRPGTHKINSERITLLEALALSGDLTNYGKRDNILVLREENGEVTSHRVDLTKADFINSDFYYLKQNDVVYVEPNKVAVNSSAVGPNISIYLSAFSLLLTTVALILTNSNK, from the coding sequence ATGAGAAAGATTATTTTACCAGCTATTATCACAAGTTATTTACTAACATCATGTGTTTCGAGAGAAAAAATTGCGTATTATCAAAATATCGAAGGTACAGAAATAGTTAACAAAAAATTTGAAACCAAAATAAAAACAGACGATCTTTTAATGATTTTGGTTTCTGCACAAGATCCTATAGCAGTAGAACCTTTCAATTTAACTACCAATTTATCGGTAGATCCTTCTAATCAAGCAGGTGGCGGCCAAAGACAACAACAATTGTATTTAGTAGATGATAAAGGTTATATTGATTTTCCAACATTAGGAAAGATAGAAGTTGCCAATAAAACAAAAGATGAAATTGTAAATAATTTACAAACTAAAATTTCTAAATACGTAAAAAATCCTATCATAAATTTACGTATTATGAATTATAAAGTCACAGTTCAAGGAGAAGTTAAAAGACCAGGAACACACAAAATTAATTCAGAAAGAATCACATTATTAGAAGCTTTAGCACTTTCTGGTGACCTTACCAACTATGGAAAACGTGATAATATTTTGGTGCTTCGAGAAGAAAACGGAGAGGTTACATCACACCGAGTAGATCTTACCAAGGCCGATTTCATCAATTCAGACTTTTATTATTTAAAGCAAAACGATGTAGTTTACGTAGAACCAAACAAAGTAGCCGTAAACTCATCGGCAGTTGGTCCAAATATTTCGATATATTTATCGGCATTTTCTTTATTATTAACAACTGTAGCTTTAATACTTACAAATTCTAACAAATAA
- a CDS encoding polysaccharide biosynthesis protein, producing MFLNTRLLITVAISFFLLLLFRLFVKTTFDFFSQYSQQNHFINTVIYGSGERAIAIANAIIAEVPQKYKLKGFINPNAKNSFNRILNLPVIGKSRKIPVLVRVLGANSVIIADETLSKDEKIDLIEDCLKYNIKVYNLPGITDINNQKKVASNIRKIKIEDLLERKPIQINNTQISHQIKDKVILVSGAAGSIGSEIVWQVANFNPKKLILVDQAETPLHQISLEITKSNTTAEIICIIADVRNYDCLEKIFSDYTPDIVYHAAAYKHVPLMEMNPQQAIFTNVLGSKYMADLSLKYKAERFVMVSTDKAVNPSNVMGASKRIAEKYVQSLAQKLKKESGNTTKYITTRFGNVLGSNGSVVPLFTKQIENGGPITITHPDIIRYFMTIPEACQLVLEAGSMGNGGEIYIFDMGKPVKIIDLATKMIKLAGLEPEKDIEIKVVGLRPGEKLYEELLNDSSTTLPTHHEKIMIAQDIHEDYEFISSQIEDLKKLAASFLVIDTVATMKKIVPEFKSLNSEFDKLD from the coding sequence TTGTTTTTAAATACGCGCTTGTTAATCACTGTTGCTATTAGTTTTTTTCTTCTACTACTTTTTAGATTGTTTGTAAAAACTACTTTCGATTTCTTTTCACAATATTCGCAACAAAATCATTTTATAAACACGGTGATCTATGGTAGTGGTGAGCGGGCAATTGCCATTGCCAACGCTATTATTGCAGAAGTTCCGCAAAAATACAAACTAAAAGGTTTTATAAACCCCAATGCAAAAAATTCGTTTAATCGCATTTTGAACCTGCCCGTTATTGGAAAGTCACGAAAAATTCCTGTATTGGTACGCGTTTTGGGAGCAAATAGTGTCATTATTGCAGATGAAACACTTTCTAAAGACGAAAAAATCGATTTAATTGAAGATTGCTTAAAATACAACATTAAAGTTTACAATCTTCCAGGAATAACTGATATCAATAATCAGAAAAAAGTTGCTTCGAACATTCGGAAAATAAAAATTGAAGATTTATTAGAACGCAAGCCTATCCAAATCAACAACACACAGATTTCACATCAAATAAAAGATAAAGTGATTTTGGTGTCTGGTGCAGCAGGATCTATTGGTAGCGAAATTGTTTGGCAAGTGGCGAATTTCAATCCCAAAAAATTGATTTTAGTAGATCAAGCCGAAACACCTTTACACCAAATATCCTTAGAAATTACCAAATCAAATACCACCGCAGAAATCATTTGTATTATTGCAGATGTGAGAAACTATGATTGCTTAGAAAAAATATTTTCAGATTACACGCCTGATATTGTTTATCACGCTGCCGCTTACAAGCACGTTCCTTTAATGGAAATGAATCCGCAGCAAGCTATTTTTACAAACGTATTAGGAAGCAAATATATGGCCGATTTGTCATTGAAATACAAAGCAGAACGTTTTGTAATGGTTTCAACAGATAAAGCGGTAAACCCAAGCAATGTGATGGGTGCCAGCAAGCGTATCGCTGAAAAATACGTGCAATCTTTAGCCCAAAAATTAAAAAAAGAATCAGGCAACACAACAAAATATATTACCACACGTTTTGGAAATGTGTTGGGCTCAAATGGTTCTGTGGTTCCTTTGTTTACAAAGCAAATCGAAAATGGCGGGCCAATAACCATCACGCACCCAGATATTATTCGCTATTTTATGACCATTCCCGAAGCGTGCCAATTAGTGCTTGAAGCAGGATCGATGGGTAATGGAGGCGAAATTTATATTTTTGATATGGGAAAACCCGTTAAAATTATAGATCTTGCCACAAAAATGATTAAATTAGCCGGTTTGGAACCAGAAAAAGATATTGAAATAAAAGTTGTAGGTTTGCGTCCAGGTGAGAAGCTGTATGAAGAATTATTAAACGATAGTTCTACTACCTTGCCTACACATCATGAAAAAATAATGATTGCGCAAGATATACACGAAGATTATGAGTTTATATCAAGCCAAATTGAAGATTTAAAGAAGTTAGCAGCATCATTCTTAGTTATCGATACAGTTGCTACGATGAAAAAAATAGTTCCCGAATTTAAAAGCTTAAATTCAGAATTTGATAAACTAGATTAA
- the lptB gene encoding LPS export ABC transporter ATP-binding protein, with protein sequence MKLRAENLIKTYKGRKVVKGISVEVNQGEIVGLLGPNGAGKTTSFYMIVGLVKPNSGTIYLDNLNITNYPMYKRAQNGIGYLAQEASVFRKLSIEDNILSVLQLTKLSKKEQEAKMESLIDEFSLQHIRTNRGDLLSGGERRRTEIARALATDPKFILLDEPFAGVDPVAVEDIQRIVAQLKNKNIGILITDHNVQETLAITDKTYLMFEGGILKAGIPEDLAEDEMVRKVYLGQNFELRKKKLEF encoded by the coding sequence ATGAAATTAAGAGCAGAAAATTTAATTAAAACATATAAAGGAAGAAAAGTTGTAAAAGGCATTTCGGTTGAAGTAAACCAAGGAGAAATTGTAGGTTTATTAGGACCAAATGGTGCTGGAAAAACAACTTCGTTCTATATGATCGTGGGCTTGGTAAAACCCAATTCCGGAACCATCTATTTAGATAACCTAAATATCACCAACTACCCCATGTACAAACGTGCGCAAAACGGAATTGGTTATTTGGCACAAGAAGCATCGGTTTTTAGAAAGTTAAGTATCGAAGACAACATTCTTTCGGTTTTACAACTTACAAAGCTTTCCAAAAAAGAACAAGAAGCAAAAATGGAATCGCTGATTGATGAGTTTAGTTTGCAACATATTCGTACCAATCGTGGAGATTTACTTTCGGGTGGTGAACGCCGCCGAACCGAAATTGCTCGTGCCTTGGCAACCGATCCAAAATTCATTCTTTTAGATGAGCCTTTTGCCGGCGTAGATCCCGTGGCGGTTGAAGACATTCAACGTATTGTAGCACAATTGAAAAACAAAAATATTGGTATTTTAATTACCGACCACAATGTGCAGGAAACATTGGCTATTACAGATAAAACCTATTTAATGTTTGAAGGCGGAATCTTGAAAGCAGGTATTCCTGAAGATTTAGCTGAAGACGAAATGGTTAGAAAAGTTTATTTAGGGCAGAACTTTGAATTACGAAAAAAGAAACTGGAATTTTAA
- the tatC gene encoding twin-arginine translocase subunit TatC, with protein MSFLNHLEELRWLLVRSSIAILITSVIAVVFNEFIFDVIIFGPKRGDFATYQFFCTIAQQFDLDQSFCNNELPFVIQNRTMDGQLSVLIWTCITAGFIMAFPFILWEFWKFISPALYEKERKYAKLFIFVSSILFFLGVIFGYFILVPLSINFLANFTISSIVENQIDINSYISLVKTTSLATGLIFELPIIIFFLAYLGLITDSFLREYRRYAYVLILIVAAIVTPPDIISQMIVSIPLIILYEGSIVIAKVITKKNVQKQIKQV; from the coding sequence ATGTCGTTCTTAAACCATTTAGAAGAACTTAGATGGCTTTTAGTACGCAGCAGCATTGCTATTTTAATTACGTCGGTAATTGCAGTTGTTTTTAATGAGTTTATATTTGATGTAATTATTTTTGGTCCTAAACGGGGTGATTTTGCAACCTATCAATTTTTTTGCACAATTGCACAACAGTTTGATTTGGATCAGTCGTTTTGCAACAACGAATTGCCCTTTGTTATTCAAAACCGAACTATGGACGGGCAACTTTCTGTTTTAATCTGGACATGTATAACAGCCGGTTTCATCATGGCTTTCCCTTTTATTTTGTGGGAGTTTTGGAAATTTATAAGTCCGGCACTTTATGAAAAAGAACGCAAATATGCTAAACTATTTATTTTTGTATCGAGTATTTTATTCTTTTTAGGAGTGATTTTTGGATATTTCATATTAGTACCATTATCAATCAATTTTTTAGCTAATTTTACAATAAGTTCTATTGTAGAAAATCAAATTGACATTAATTCGTACATCAGCCTTGTGAAAACCACATCGCTTGCAACGGGTTTAATTTTTGAATTGCCCATAATCATTTTCTTTTTAGCTTATTTGGGACTAATTACCGATAGCTTTTTAAGAGAATACCGTCGTTATGCATACGTTTTGATTCTAATTGTAGCTGCAATTGTTACCCCGCCTGACATTATTAGTCAAATGATTGTTTCTATTCCCTTAATTATTTTGTATGAAGGAAGCATCGTAATAGCAAAAGTCATCACCAAAAAAAATGTACAAAAGCAGATAAAGCAAGTTTAA
- a CDS encoding KpsF/GutQ family sugar-phosphate isomerase — translation MNINFNILSAAKSTLKAESDAITKAIDFLNDDFLNAVSAIFNTKGRLIVTGIGKSAHIGQKIVATLNSTGTPSMFLHAAEAVHGDLGMITKNDIILCISKSGNSPEIKVLVPLLKRDGNILIAMTGNSASFLGKNADFVINAYVEKEADPNNLAPTTSTTVQLALGDALAVALIEMRNFTANDFAKFHPGGALGKKLLLRVNAILDTNNKPAVKTTSTIQEVIFEISNKRLGVTAVLEKDEIKGIITDGDIRRMLEKTTDLSAITAVDLMTKNPKSIDLNSKVEDALNIMESFEITQLVVTDNNQYAGIIHLHDILKEGIVS, via the coding sequence TTGAATATCAATTTTAACATATTATCTGCTGCCAAAAGCACTTTAAAAGCTGAAAGCGATGCAATTACAAAGGCTATCGACTTTTTAAATGATGACTTTTTAAACGCTGTATCGGCTATTTTTAACACAAAAGGTCGTTTAATTGTCACTGGAATTGGCAAAAGTGCACATATTGGTCAAAAAATTGTCGCTACATTAAACTCTACTGGAACACCATCAATGTTCTTACATGCTGCCGAAGCTGTTCATGGAGATTTGGGAATGATTACAAAAAATGATATTATTTTATGCATTTCCAAAAGCGGAAACAGCCCAGAAATTAAAGTTTTGGTGCCGCTATTAAAACGCGATGGCAACATTTTAATTGCAATGACCGGAAACAGCGCTTCGTTTTTAGGAAAAAATGCCGATTTTGTAATCAATGCTTATGTGGAAAAAGAAGCAGACCCCAACAATTTGGCGCCAACCACCAGCACCACGGTACAGTTAGCCTTGGGCGATGCACTGGCTGTAGCTTTAATTGAAATGCGAAATTTTACAGCAAATGATTTTGCGAAGTTTCATCCGGGGGGTGCATTAGGAAAAAAACTTTTGTTGCGTGTCAACGCTATTTTAGATACTAATAACAAGCCAGCTGTAAAAACCACTTCTACCATACAAGAGGTTATCTTTGAAATATCTAATAAACGTTTGGGAGTTACTGCGGTTCTAGAAAAAGATGAAATCAAGGGAATTATTACCGATGGTGATATAAGAAGAATGTTAGAAAAAACAACCGATCTTTCAGCCATTACTGCCGTTGATTTAATGACAAAAAATCCAAAATCGATCGATTTAAATTCCAAAGTAGAAGACGCTTTAAACATTATGGAGTCATTTGAAATTACACAACTTGTGGTTACAGACAATAATCAATATGCCGGCATCATTCATTTGCACGACATTTTAAAAGAAGGAATTGTATCGTGA
- a CDS encoding RecQ family ATP-dependent DNA helicase, with protein sequence MKSIEIDLHKELKKYFGFSQFKGLQEQVVNSIIYGNNTFVIMPTGGGKSLCYQLPALVLEGTAIVVSPLIALMKNQVDAIRGLSNEIGVAHVLNSSLTKTEITQVKDDIKKGVTKLLYVAPESLTKEEYVSFLNSVPLSFIAIDEAHCISEWGHDFRPEYRNLRNIIRKLGDIPIIGLTATATPKVQEDILKNLEIPNANVFKASFNRPNLYYEVRPKTKNIEADIIKFINQFKGKSGVIYCLSRKKVEEITQVLQVNGITAVPYHAGLDAKTRAKHQDMFLMEDVNVVVATIAFGMGIDKPDVRFVIHHDIPKSLESYYQETGRAGRDGGEGYCLAYYAYKDIEKLEKFMTGKPLAEQEIGFALLQEVVAYAETSVSRRKFLLHYFGEEFDEVNGEGADMDDNSRNPKTKKEAQDQVVLLLKTIKDTKQIYKSKEIVLTLLGKINSIIKSYKTDTQSIFGAGKDYTDKYWMALIRQVLVAGFISKDIESYGVIKMTPQGEDFLKNPSSFMMTEDHNYEETADDSIIVNNKSSNVADEVLVGMLKDLRKKVAKKMGVPPFVVFQDPSLDDMALKYPIRMDELANVHGVSEGKAKKYGKEFLELINRYVEENDVIRPDDLVVKSTGANSALKLFIIQSVDRKLSLEDIASAKSLDMDLLLKEMEQIVYSGTKLNINYWIDDILDDDQQDEIKEYFMEAENDSIKAALKEFDGDYDIEELRLMRIKFISEVAN encoded by the coding sequence ATGAAATCAATCGAAATTGACTTACATAAAGAATTAAAAAAATATTTTGGATTCAGTCAGTTCAAAGGATTGCAAGAACAAGTTGTAAATAGCATTATTTATGGCAACAATACTTTTGTAATCATGCCAACTGGAGGCGGAAAATCTTTATGTTACCAATTACCTGCGTTAGTGTTAGAAGGAACTGCAATTGTGGTGTCGCCCCTTATTGCTTTAATGAAAAACCAAGTCGATGCCATTCGCGGATTATCAAACGAAATTGGCGTGGCTCACGTTTTAAATTCTTCGTTAACAAAAACAGAAATCACACAGGTTAAAGACGATATTAAAAAAGGTGTTACCAAACTTTTATATGTTGCTCCAGAATCGCTTACAAAAGAAGAATATGTTTCTTTTTTAAACTCGGTTCCGCTGTCTTTTATCGCCATAGATGAAGCACACTGTATTTCGGAATGGGGGCATGATTTCAGACCTGAATATCGAAATTTACGCAATATCATCCGCAAATTGGGCGATATTCCTATTATTGGGTTAACAGCAACTGCCACACCAAAAGTGCAAGAGGATATTCTTAAAAACCTTGAAATTCCCAATGCAAATGTGTTTAAGGCATCGTTCAACAGACCCAATTTGTATTATGAAGTACGACCAAAAACAAAAAATATCGAAGCAGATATCATTAAATTTATCAATCAATTTAAAGGTAAATCGGGCGTTATTTATTGTTTAAGTCGAAAAAAAGTAGAAGAAATTACTCAAGTTTTGCAAGTAAATGGTATAACGGCTGTTCCGTACCATGCAGGATTAGATGCAAAAACCCGCGCCAAACATCAAGACATGTTTTTAATGGAAGATGTAAATGTGGTGGTAGCAACGATTGCGTTTGGAATGGGAATCGACAAACCCGATGTGCGTTTTGTAATTCATCACGATATACCCAAATCGCTTGAAAGTTATTATCAAGAAACAGGACGTGCCGGCCGCGATGGAGGCGAAGGTTATTGCTTGGCCTATTATGCTTATAAAGATATTGAAAAGCTTGAAAAATTTATGACAGGAAAGCCATTGGCTGAACAAGAAATTGGTTTTGCTTTGTTGCAAGAAGTGGTTGCTTATGCCGAAACATCTGTTTCGCGCCGTAAATTTTTACTACATTATTTTGGTGAAGAATTTGATGAAGTAAATGGGGAAGGAGCCGATATGGATGATAATTCGCGCAACCCTAAAACCAAAAAAGAAGCCCAAGACCAAGTGGTACTTCTTTTAAAAACCATAAAAGATACCAAGCAAATCTATAAATCAAAAGAAATTGTATTAACCTTATTAGGAAAAATAAACTCGATTATAAAATCCTATAAAACCGATACCCAAAGCATATTTGGCGCAGGAAAAGACTATACAGATAAATATTGGATGGCCTTGATACGCCAAGTATTAGTTGCAGGTTTTATTTCAAAAGATATTGAAAGCTACGGTGTTATTAAAATGACGCCACAAGGAGAAGATTTCTTAAAAAATCCGTCGTCTTTTATGATGACAGAAGATCATAATTACGAAGAAACAGCAGATGATAGCATCATTGTAAATAATAAATCATCAAATGTAGCCGATGAAGTATTGGTTGGTATGCTGAAAGACCTCCGCAAAAAAGTAGCCAAAAAAATGGGCGTTCCGCCGTTTGTTGTTTTTCAAGACCCCTCATTAGATGATATGGCGTTAAAATATCCCATTAGAATGGATGAATTAGCCAATGTGCATGGGGTGAGCGAAGGAAAAGCTAAAAAATACGGTAAGGAATTCTTAGAATTAATCAATAGATATGTAGAAGAAAACGATGTGATTCGTCCTGATGACTTGGTTGTAAAATCTACAGGTGCCAATTCTGCATTGAAATTATTTATTATTCAAAGTGTGGATCGAAAATTATCGTTGGAAGATATTGCCTCTGCAAAAAGTCTAGATATGGATCTGCTTTTGAAAGAAATGGAGCAAATTGTATATTCAGGCACTAAACTGAACATCAACTATTGGATTGATGATATTTTGGACGACGACCAGCAAGATGAAATCAAAGAATATTTTATGGAAGCTGAAAACGACTCTATTAAAGCGGCTTTAAAGGAATTCGACGGCGATTATGATATTGAAGAATTGCGTTTAATGCGTATAAAATTTATTAGTGAAGTAGCCAATTAA
- a CDS encoding rhodanese-like domain-containing protein, with amino-acid sequence MKKLSFAIVAFFSVCSIFAQSNDANQNYPKALVNYDDYKGLIAEVDEHRTERLIDFNTFLKMSKEENVVILDTRSTFRYNLKHIEGAVHLSFTDFTQQALQALIPDPKTKILIYCNNNFEGDQVNFASKVAGSNSKAPAHTQPLTLALNIPTYVNLYGYGYRNVYELDELVNINDPRLKLEGVGVR; translated from the coding sequence ATGAAAAAGTTAAGCTTTGCAATTGTAGCGTTTTTCAGTGTGTGCAGTATCTTTGCTCAAAGCAACGATGCAAATCAGAATTATCCAAAAGCTTTAGTGAACTATGATGATTATAAAGGATTAATAGCGGAAGTAGACGAACACAGAACCGAGCGTTTAATTGATTTTAATACATTTTTAAAAATGAGCAAAGAAGAAAATGTAGTTATTTTAGACACTCGTTCCACTTTTCGATACAACTTAAAACATATTGAAGGTGCGGTTCACTTAAGCTTTACCGATTTTACACAACAAGCATTACAAGCATTAATTCCTGACCCCAAAACCAAAATTTTGATTTATTGTAACAACAATTTTGAAGGCGATCAAGTGAATTTTGCCTCTAAAGTTGCTGGCTCAAACTCTAAAGCACCAGCTCATACGCAACCTTTGACATTGGCGTTAAACATACCAACCTACGTTAATTTATATGGATATGGTTATAGAAACGTTTATGAATTAGACGAACTAGTAAATATAAATGATCCCAGATTAAAATTAGAAGGAGTTGGGGTGAGGTAG
- a CDS encoding NAD(P)/FAD-dependent oxidoreductase, with the protein MPQEIQLQVLPQIAVDNQLLTDYVAKLTHTSVRDIQHISILKRSIDARQKQIKINLKIHVFFQGEEVVHRTIHFPEYKNIKNAPVAIVVGAGPAGYFAALQLIELGVKPIVIERGKDVRGRRRDLKAINVDHVVNPDSNYCFGEGGAGTYSDGKLYTRSKKRGDVNRILELLVAFGASQDILVEAHPHIGTNKLPKIMEDMRHKIIEFGGEVLFDKRVIDFDIKGNEINGVVLHTGEKIPARQVILATGHSARDIFELLDRKEVLIEAKPFALGVRAEHPQSLIDSIQYSCDFRGEYLPPAPYSIVKQVNGRGMYSFCMCPGGVIAPCATNVEEVVTNGWSPSKRDQATANSGIVVELKLEDFKPFQKHGALAGMYFQKEIENTAWKVAGKTQKVPAQRMIDFSNKKISESLPKTSYVPGVVSAELGDVFPKFLTGIMRQGFQEFGKTMKGYFTNEAILHAPESRTSSPVRIPRNEETLEHLQIKGLYPCGEGAGYAGGIISAAIDGEKCAIKCAEQIFGYRS; encoded by the coding sequence ATGCCTCAAGAAATACAATTACAAGTTCTTCCCCAAATAGCAGTTGACAACCAATTGCTGACAGATTATGTGGCAAAATTAACACATACATCGGTTCGCGATATTCAACATATATCCATTTTAAAACGCTCTATCGATGCCCGCCAAAAACAGATAAAAATAAATTTAAAAATTCATGTTTTTTTTCAAGGCGAAGAAGTAGTGCATCGCACCATTCATTTTCCCGAATATAAAAATATAAAAAACGCACCAGTTGCCATTGTTGTTGGTGCAGGTCCGGCTGGATATTTTGCAGCTTTGCAATTAATTGAATTAGGTGTGAAACCAATCGTTATAGAACGTGGAAAAGATGTGCGTGGTCGCAGAAGAGATTTAAAAGCAATTAATGTGGATCATGTTGTAAACCCCGATTCCAACTATTGTTTTGGCGAAGGAGGTGCAGGAACCTATTCAGATGGTAAACTATATACCCGCTCAAAAAAAAGAGGCGATGTAAACCGAATTTTAGAACTTTTGGTGGCTTTTGGCGCATCGCAAGATATTTTGGTAGAAGCACATCCGCATATTGGCACTAATAAATTGCCTAAAATCATGGAAGATATGCGCCACAAAATTATCGAGTTTGGGGGCGAAGTGCTTTTTGATAAACGGGTGATCGATTTTGATATTAAAGGCAATGAAATAAATGGAGTAGTTTTGCATACGGGAGAAAAAATTCCTGCGCGCCAAGTGATTTTGGCTACCGGACATTCGGCACGAGATATTTTTGAATTATTAGATCGAAAAGAAGTGCTCATTGAAGCGAAACCTTTTGCTTTGGGAGTTCGGGCAGAACATCCGCAATCACTTATTGACAGTATTCAATATTCTTGTGATTTTAGGGGAGAATACTTGCCACCGGCACCGTACTCCATCGTAAAGCAAGTAAACGGTCGTGGAATGTATTCTTTCTGTATGTGTCCGGGAGGAGTTATTGCACCTTGTGCCACTAACGTGGAAGAAGTGGTAACGAATGGATGGTCGCCTTCAAAACGCGATCAAGCTACGGCCAACTCTGGAATTGTTGTGGAATTGAAATTAGAAGATTTTAAACCATTCCAAAAACATGGTGCTTTGGCAGGAATGTATTTTCAAAAAGAAATTGAAAACACCGCCTGGAAAGTAGCAGGTAAAACACAAAAAGTCCCTGCGCAGCGAATGATTGATTTTTCCAATAAAAAAATATCCGAATCCCTACCAAAAACGTCTTATGTTCCCGGCGTGGTTTCGGCTGAATTAGGGGATGTTTTCCCGAAATTTTTAACAGGTATCATGCGCCAAGGATTTCAAGAGTTTGGAAAAACAATGAAAGGATATTTTACAAACGAAGCTATTTTGCATGCACCCGAAAGCAGAACATCATCGCCAGTGCGTATTCCAAGAAACGAGGAAACGTTGGAACACCTGCAAATAAAAGGTTTGTATCCTTGCGGAGAAGGTGCTGGATATGCCGGAGGAATTATTTCTGCAGCGATCGATGGTGAAAAATGTGCCATTAAATGTGCCGAACAAATTTTTGGTTATAGAAGTTAA
- a CDS encoding 3'-5' exonuclease: MELKLNRPICFFDLETTGIDVAKDRIVEISILKIFPNGNKESKTWLVNPTVPIPAHATAVHGITNEKVANEPTFKELAGQVYNMIKDADLAGYNSDRFDIPLLAEELLRADVDFDMKNRVSIDVQTIFHKKEERTLSAALKFYCNKSLDNAHSAAADTEATYEILKAQLDRYEDLENDMKALSVFTTRKKSVDFAGFIALNDKGEEIFTFGKHKGTLVDDVLEREPGYFGWIQNADFPLYTKKVLTSIKLRKLTNKF, translated from the coding sequence ATGGAATTAAAATTAAACCGTCCGATATGTTTTTTCGATTTAGAAACAACAGGAATTGATGTAGCAAAAGACAGAATTGTAGAAATTTCGATATTAAAAATTTTTCCAAACGGAAACAAAGAAAGCAAAACGTGGTTGGTAAACCCAACGGTTCCTATTCCGGCACACGCCACAGCTGTTCATGGAATTACCAATGAAAAGGTTGCCAATGAACCTACTTTTAAAGAATTAGCAGGTCAGGTTTATAATATGATAAAAGACGCCGATTTGGCAGGATATAATTCCGACCGATTCGATATTCCGCTTTTAGCAGAAGAATTGCTTCGTGCCGATGTAGATTTTGATATGAAAAACCGTGTGTCTATTGATGTGCAAACAATTTTTCATAAAAAAGAAGAGCGTACATTGAGTGCCGCTTTAAAATTTTATTGCAATAAATCGCTTGATAATGCCCATTCTGCAGCAGCCGATACCGAAGCAACTTATGAAATTCTGAAGGCACAATTAGATCGATACGAAGATTTAGAAAACGATATGAAAGCCCTTTCTGTATTCACAACTCGTAAAAAATCAGTAGATTTTGCCGGATTTATCGCTTTAAATGATAAAGGAGAAGAAATTTTTACCTTTGGAAAGCATAAGGGTACTTTGGTAGATGATGTTTTAGAGCGCGAGCCAGGTTATTTTGGTTGGATACAAAACGCGGATTTTCCTTTATACACCAAAAAAGTTCTAACAAGTATTAAATTGCGAAAACTGACTAATAAATTTTAG
- a CDS encoding fumarylacetoacetate hydrolase family protein, whose product MKIICVGRNYIDHINELSNQKPTEPVLFMKPDTSVLNNGNPFVIPEFSADVHYEVEILVKISKVGKYIQPKFADKYYNQIGLGIDFTARDLQSKLKEKGLPWEIAKGFDGSAVIGDFVDKTKFEDLQNVSFQLKKNSETVQSGNTKDMLWQINELIAYISQFFTLKTGDVIFTGTPSGVAKVHPNDELEGFIEGEKMFSFKVI is encoded by the coding sequence ATGAAAATTATTTGTGTAGGAAGAAATTATATCGATCATATCAACGAGCTTTCTAATCAAAAACCCACTGAACCTGTGCTGTTTATGAAGCCCGATACCAGTGTATTGAACAATGGAAATCCGTTTGTAATACCTGAATTTTCAGCCGATGTGCATTACGAAGTAGAAATTCTTGTAAAAATCAGTAAAGTGGGCAAATACATTCAGCCAAAATTTGCCGATAAATACTACAATCAAATTGGTTTAGGTATTGATTTCACCGCACGCGACCTGCAATCGAAATTAAAAGAAAAAGGTTTACCTTGGGAAATTGCAAAAGGTTTTGACGGATCGGCCGTTATTGGTGATTTTGTCGATAAAACAAAGTTTGAAGACTTGCAAAATGTGTCGTTTCAGTTAAAGAAAAACAGCGAAACCGTGCAAAGCGGCAACACCAAAGATATGCTTTGGCAAATCAACGAGCTAATTGCTTATATATCGCAATTTTTTACATTGAAAACGGGTGATGTGATTTTTACCGGAACACCAAGTGGCGTTGCAAAAGTGCATCCCAATGATGAATTGGAAGGATTTATAGAAGGTGAAAAAATGTTTAGTTTTAAAGTAATCTAA